Within Desulfitobacterium chlororespirans DSM 11544, the genomic segment AAGAGCGGCTCTCCGAACCTATCGGCCCGTAAGGAATCCATACTGGGCTGGGGAGAAACCCGTAAAGTATTTTTAAATAACAGCTTTTCTGCCGATGCCCCCGGCGCCCCGCTTCCTATTGGCAATTTTACGAGAATAGCCGGATTGGAAGCCGAATGGGAATTAGAAACCTATCGGGAAGGCGGGGATAACGGCGGTGAGCATATTTTTCCCAGCCAGATTAAAAATTCCCGGCTGGTTTTTGAATATGGTACGGGTTTTATGGATCCGCTTCTGATCTGGTTTAATACGATTCAAACGGGAGTCATACTCAAACTGCCCCTGCTCATCTATCTCTATAATGAATCCCAGTTTCCTATTAAACTCTGGATGGCCATGAATGCTATGCCGGTGAAGTATACGGCTCCCCAGCTTGATTCCATGGCTTCCGAAGTGGCGATTACACGCTTGGAGTTTATCCACAGCGGACTGATCAGTGTTTTGTAAAGGCAGGGTTCACGGCCCGGAAGTTGATGCAAAAAAGTCGGAGGCTGGTTATGGAAGGAATGCAAATCATCGGGGAAATTCACCGTAACGTAAAAAAGATGAAGTCCATAACAGACCCAACCTTTGCCAAGCTGATCAGGAATCAATACCTGATGCGGACCGATAAACGATGGGGTCTATTGTCCTTGTATTTTCTGGAAGATTCTCCATCCGAGGATGCTCAGCCCTTGCTCAACCAAACAGTGGTTTTTCGGCCGGAGGTTGTTTTTCAGTTTCTGCAAAACACCATTAACCGCTCTCAAATCTTAAATCACTCTCATGGTTTACATAATACAAACCGGACTGTCCTGCCTCAATCAGATCCCGTTTCAGGGCAAAGCTCAGAGCTGGAAAATCCCCAGGCGTACGGACCGATCAGGGAAGGCAGCAGAGAAGCAGGTTTGGGCAGCCAAATCCATAGATATTCCTTCAGCAAAAGTGTCAGCCCGAATTATCATCTCCGATACGGTTCCCATATCACTGGGAATAAGGGTCTTACAAACGCGATGCCAAACGATAAAATGCGCATCAATTCCAACAGTGCCCTTATCCATAACCCGTATCACGATGACGGCTCACTCTTTCCGGGAGCTTTGCTTTCTCAGAGCCCCTTGTTTCATTGGAAATTTCATCAGGAAAAAGATTTCCCCTCTCCCGGCTCAATACTCAGCCAAGTTCTTCTTCCCCTAAGTCAAGCCAACATTGCGCTGACATTCCGGCCAGCCTTGCAGGCCAACTTGCTATCGGCACTTAATTCGGTCAATCAGCCAAAATTCATTGCGGCTTATAGTCAAAGGGAAGGGCCAAAACTCATTTCAGCTTTCAGACAAACCGAACAGCCAAATTTCACTTCGGTTTATAGTCAAAGGGAAGGGCTAAAACTCATTTCAGCTTTCAGACAAACCGAACAGCTAAATTTTACTTCGGCTTTCAGCCAAAGGGAGCGGCCAAGGTTTACGTCAGCTTCCATTCAAGCCAATCAGCTTAATTTTGTTCCAGAGTTTAATCCGGTTAGTAATTCAGCAACCCGGCCAGGATTTACTGGGGTATTCACGCCCTTGATTCAACGAGGATTTAGCTCT encodes:
- a CDS encoding phage tail protein — protein: MARKRLNPMDINEYYQTMGARPESDLWEMPFYNTPNHKPITGPARPATVNSGNFSAPAYNYQGNPILSNKDVPAGPAGSPVYQIQVIRPGTRPEQQFKPPVYNDSSGKPVLNDNLQDSAGNGVYRPSQLKKSGSPNLSARKESILGWGETRKVFLNNSFSADAPGAPLPIGNFTRIAGLEAEWELETYREGGDNGGEHIFPSQIKNSRLVFEYGTGFMDPLLIWFNTIQTGVILKLPLLIYLYNESQFPIKLWMAMNAMPVKYTAPQLDSMASEVAITRLEFIHSGLISVL